TCCAAGCCCCTTCCTTCTGGCACAAGCCTTGTCCCTGAGCCACTCAATCTTGTTCCTGAACTCCTCCTTGTAGTAGTCGGGGATGATTCGCATCTTTTCAAGGTGATTCAGAACCTTCTCCTTCCACTCTCTGTTGGAGTAGTTCAGGAACCACTGGTCCCTAACAACCTTAACAACGCACTTCGTTCCGCACCTGCAGATTACGGGCTTCTCGCTGAACTCGTAGAAAACATCCCCCAAGCCAAGCTTAACCAAATCCTCATGAACTCTCTCCTTCGCCTCAGAAACTTTCATTCCAGCATAGTTCATCGTGTTGTCCAGCATGATTCCCGTGTGGTACTCCTTCTTGTAGAGGGTCTTGGTTGCCTTATCCAGCAGCTCCTTGTCCTTCTGGCTCTTCACTCCAAGCTCTCTTATTAGCTTCTCAGCAGGAACACCTTCAATGTCCGTCTTAATCAGAACTATTGGCTTTATGCTCTCTACAACGCTTTTGTCAATTCCGTACTTCGCCAGCGTTTCCTCGTCTCTCTTCAAGTCCTCAATGGCAGCCAGGTCAAAAGGAGCGTGTGCGGGAACGCTCATCACAACTCCTGTTGCGTTGTCGGTGTCAACAAACTCTGCAGGCAGAATTGGCACTTTTCTGTTTACCAGCGGGACTATGACGTACTTGCCGAAGAACTGCGACGCATCAACCTCCTCCAGCAGCCTGACTTTTTTCTCCGTGTAGGTGAGCTTCTCGTAAGCCTCTTTGCTCACAAACCACTTTTCCCCATCCACCTCGGCAATTACGTAGGTTGTCGGCTTTACCCAGATGTTCGTGACGCCAAACACGGTTTCGGGACGGAGAGTTGCACAGGGGAAAATGAGGTCTCCATCTTCAAGCCTGAACTTTATAACGGTAAATTCAACAATAGTTGCCTCCTCCCCAGCGAGAAGGTCGTGGTCTTCAACAGGATTCTGGTCGTGGGGGCAGTATCTGACGGGGTGGGTGCCCTTCACAATCAGGCCAAGCTCCTTGAGCTTCCAGTACTGCCACTCGATGAATCTCTGATACTCTTCATCGGTTGTGGTGAAAACCCTCCTCCAGTCAATGGAGTAGCCTATGCTCTTCAAAGCCTGCAGCGCCTCCCTTGAGAAGTACTCAACGATTTTCTCTGGAGTTGTGAGCTGAAGCAAGTCCTCCAGCGGAACGTCATGGTATTTGGTGTAAACCTCTATCGTCCTCTCGTCCCTCTTGGCTATGAGCTCCGCAAGGCCAATGATTGGGGTGCCCGTAACATGAAAGCCGAGGGGAAAGAGAACGTTGTAGCCCTTCATTCTCATGTATCTGGCGAAGGCATCGCCAATTGTGAAGGTTCTCGTGTGACCTGCGTGAAGATTTCCATTAAGGTAAGGATAGGGAATTGTGAGAAAAAACTTCTCCTTCTCATTAGGATCGGACTCAAAAATTCTGTCCTTCTCCCACGCCTTCTGCCACTTCTCCTCAATTATCCTGAAATCGCTCATGGAAAGTGGCTAATAAATGGGATTAAAAAATTTGGCGTTTGGCCTGATTGACCAAAAGCTAATCAAGCCTGTAACCCAGCTTCTCGCAAAGCTCTCTTCTCTGCCTCTTCTCCTCCTCATTCTCGATTCTTGTCACAGCAGCGCCGTCAACAGCCCCAAGAACAGCCCTTCCAAGCTCAGTTTCGGCAACTATTATCTCTATGGGGTTGGCCGAGGCAACGAAGACGTTGCAGACTGCAGGATGCAGCTTTATTGTGTTGAGAATGTTTATCGGGAAGGCGTTGGAAGTGACAACAACAAAAACGTGGCTTGCAGCAATCCTCAGAGCGTTCTCTGCCGCAATTTTCTTCAGCTCCTCATCATTCCCCGTCACTCTAACAAGCTTTGGTGCAGCCTCGTTCATCGCCACCGCAACCTTTATTCCCGGCACCGCTGTGAGCAAAGCTCTGAAGAGGTCATCCACCGTAAAAACGGAGAAGTTCGCCTGTCCAACGACAATCTGGTACTTCAGGTCGGGATTCAGAATCTCAACCTTCTCCAGCTTCATGGTAGATATTACCCTCCCGAATTTATATCTTCTTCCTCAACACCTCTGGAAAGCAGGTACACTCCGGCAAAGAAGGCAGCTATGCCTAAAACTGCAGCGACAATTCTTTCAAGCCCGAAGTCGATTTCGCTCATCAGGAAGGGGTAAAGAAAGTAAACGAGGAGAGCGAAAAAGAAAGCCGGCAGGTAAACAAGATAGGCTCTCTCAATCTCCACCCCTCCCGTCTTAGCGCCTTTTATCGACTCCCAGTTCCCCTGAAAGACCTCTGCAAGGATGTAGAGCCACGTTACTGCTAAGAGCCCATCAACGCTCGTTGAATGGCCGATAAACGCCACCTTCAGGCTCTCTGCTATGGCCGAAGTGCCCGTGTTGTAAAGAGCATCAATTGCGTTAAGGGTGTCTATGATGCCCTCAAACGTCTCCGAGCGAGCCAAAATTGGGGAGATGTTGAAGAAAATGAGCACAGAATAGTAGTAAAAGCTGAACGGCCTTCTCACGGCAAGCCCTACAAGGGGTATGGCGAACAGCAGAAGCTCAGCCGGATAGGGAATGAAGTAGCGGAGGGGTGAGGCTGTGAAGTGCTGGTATGTTATAAATCCTGCAATTTCCGCCAACAGGAGGTTCAGGAGCGTTATCATCTTGCAACACCTGCCAGAACGGTTTCCGCAGCTTTCCCCGCTTCAACTTCTGTTACCGCAACCCCCGCTGCTCTCAGCCTTCTGAGCGTGCTCTCCCTCACAGCATCCTCAACAACACCTCCTATTCCGCTATACCCTCTGAAAGTAATGGCTATAACCGAGACCGGGAGATTTTTCCTCCCCATTGCTTTCATCACCGCCCTCATGGGATTGCTCAGCTCGACCCTCGTGATGAATATGGAAGCCGGTTTCACGGACTCGATGTACTTCCTCGCCTTTTCCACGGCTGACAGCAAGCTTTCCTCCCTCTCAGAAACGTCGAGCTTGACGAGCGTGGAGAAAATCTTGCTGAACTGCCTCCTACCCGATTCGGGATAAATCAGCAGTTCATGCCCTACAGCGTAGAATCCCACCCTGTGCCCTCTCGCAGCAAAGTAGTAGGAAAGGGAGGCTGCAACTTCAACGGCTGTTTCAAAGCAGTTCCTCCTCAAATCTCCGTGCAGCATGTAGGAGTTGGCGTCAAGAAATATCCAAACAGCCTTTTTCCCTTCTCTCTCGAACTCGTTGACCATCAGCTCTCCGAGCTTTGCCGTAGCCTTCCAGTTTATGAACTTCACAGGGTCGCCAAACGCGTACTTCCTGATTTCCCTGAAATCCGTTCCCGGAACTCCAACCCTGGAAACGTCTATTTCAGGCGCAGGCCTCCTCGCAACACCTCTTCTCTGCTCAACTTTCCTTACCCTGTAAACTCTGCTCTTAACCTCCCTCTCAGCGTCAAACTCAATCTTCCCCCTAACCCTCCTCGTGGCAAAGATGTTCTCGGCCTCGAAAAACACCTTTCCAAGGTCGTAGAGCCCCCTTTTCAGAGGCACGCATCGGTAGCTCAGCCTGATTGTACCCATGCCCACTATGAATTTCCCCTTTGCGTTGCTTCCCTCGACAAGCTCGAATGTGTCGGGAAGCGAGTGCATGGTCTTTATTACGCCAAATCCTTTAACTGCAAGCTCGATGCTGACTTCAAGAACTTCTCCAACCCTCTCCCCTCCCTCAAAGCTAGCAGTGCTGAGTTCAACCTTAAAGGGAATGTTGGGAAACACGAGCAGGAGAACCGGCAAAACGGCCAGCTTCAGCAATTCTGCAGAGTTAATGATAACTGCAAGCTCCACCAGAAAGAGGGATGTGAGGAGCAGAGACCTGCTAACTCTCCTGAGCTTCATACTTGGGAACCCTCACGCTGTTGAGTATCTCCTCAACCACCTCTTCAGCCCTGAGCCCCTCAACAGCGTACTCGAACTTGAGAATTACTCTGTGGGCCAATGCCTCCACCGCCACCCTCTTGACGTCATCGGGAATGACGAAATCCCTGCCGTCCATCACCGCCAGCGCCCTTGCAAGCTTCAGCAGCGCCAACCCACCTCTCGGACTCGAGCCGAGCTCAACAAGCTCGTGCTCTCTCGTTGCCCTAACGAGCTCGGAAATGTACTTCAAAATGGATTTATCCACATACACAGCCTCTACGGCATCCTGAATCCTCCTGAAGGTCTCAAGGCTCACAACCGGCTCGACGTCTTCTGTAGGGTCATCTTTTCTCCACGATATTCTTCTTCTGAGTATCTCCATCTCCTCCTCGATGCTCTCGGGGTAGCCGGGCCTCATTCGGAGCATGAACCTGTCCATCTGCGCCTCTGGCAGAGGGTATGTGCCCTCCTGCTCTATCGGATTTTGCGTTGCGAGGACGAAGAAGGGCATGCTGAGCGAGAAAGTCTCGCCCTCCACTGTGATCTGCTTTTCCTCCATTGCTTCAAGCAGAGCCGCCTGAGTTTTGGGAGGGCTGCGGTTTATCTCGTCGGCCAGCAAAACGTTGGTGAATATCGGTCCTTTCACAAACTCAAACCTATCGCCTCGCCAGATTTTGACACCAATTATGTCAGAAGGAAGCAGATCGGGAGTGAACTGAACTCTCCTGTAGTCCGCCCCGATAACCCTCGCAAAAACCTTTGCAAGGAGGGTTTTACCCAGGCCGGGATAGTCTTCGAAAAGAATGTTGCCGTTCGTCAAAGCTGCGGCGAGCATCTTTTCAACGAGGTTTTTATCGCCAACATAAACGTCGCAAACAGCCTTTACGATTCTGGAGCAGATGGTTGAGATTTCAGTCATACCACAATTTGGCACACACCAATATATGTGTGTTTTGGAAGAATGGTAGGAGGGTTAGAGCTATGGGAAACGTCAAATAGCAGATTGCTGAAATAGCTCCGTGAACATTGCCGAGCTTTACGGGAAAATGGGCAAGCACTCGTGGAGAATAATGGATGCCATTTTCAAAAACCTGTGGGATTACGAATACGTCCCCCTTCAACTCATCTCCTCCCATGCACGCATAGGGGAGGAAAAGGCGAGAAACATCCTCAAATATCTTTCAGACTTGAGAGTTGTTCAGAACAGGCAGAAGGATTACGAGGGCTCCACCTTCACCTTCATCGGTCTGAGCCTTTACTCCCTCCACCGCCTCGTCAGGAGCGGAAAGGTTGATGCGATCGGAAAGCTGATGGGCGAGGGAAAGGAGAGCGCGGTTTTCAACTGCTACTCTGAGAAGTTCGGTGAGTGCGTGGTCAAGTTCCACAAGGTTGGACACACGAGCTTCAAGAAGGTCAAGGAGAAGAGGGACTACGGAGACCTGCACTTCTCCGTTCTGGCAATAAGGTCTGCAAGAAACGAGTTCAGGGCTTTGCAGAAGCTTCAGGGGCTTGCGGTGCCAAAGGTGTACGCCTGGGAGGGAAATGCGGTTCTCATGGAGCTAATTGACGCCAAAGAGCTTTATAGAGTAAGAGTCGAGAATCCGGATGAGGTTCTGGACATGATTCTCGAAGAGGTTGCAAAATTTTACCACAGAGGGATTGTTCACGGAGACCTGAGCCAGTACAACGTCCTCGTCAGCGAGGAGGGAATATGGATTATTGACTTCCCCCAGAGTGTCGAGGTAGGGGAGGAAGGGTGGAGAGAAATTCTTGAGAGGGACGTAAGGAACATAATTACCTACTTCAGCAGAACGTATCGCACGGAAAAGGATATTAATTCTGCAATCGATAGAATTCTGCAAGAATGAGTGTGGTGTTTGGAGTCGATATAGTGGGCGGTTCCGTCCACGGGAAGATAAAGCCGAAATACGCAGTTGTTGTTCTGGAAAACGGGAACGAGTTTGAGAAAATCGTCTC
The nucleotide sequence above comes from Archaeoglobus fulgidus DSM 4304. Encoded proteins:
- a CDS encoding DUF58 domain-containing protein, whose amino-acid sequence is MKLRRVSRSLLLTSLFLVELAVIINSAELLKLAVLPVLLLVFPNIPFKVELSTASFEGGERVGEVLEVSIELAVKGFGVIKTMHSLPDTFELVEGSNAKGKFIVGMGTIRLSYRCVPLKRGLYDLGKVFFEAENIFATRRVRGKIEFDAEREVKSRVYRVRKVEQRRGVARRPAPEIDVSRVGVPGTDFREIRKYAFGDPVKFINWKATAKLGELMVNEFEREGKKAVWIFLDANSYMLHGDLRRNCFETAVEVAASLSYYFAARGHRVGFYAVGHELLIYPESGRRQFSKIFSTLVKLDVSEREESLLSAVEKARKYIESVKPASIFITRVELSNPMRAVMKAMGRKNLPVSVIAITFRGYSGIGGVVEDAVRESTLRRLRAAGVAVTEVEAGKAAETVLAGVAR
- the rio2 gene encoding RIO-type serine/threonine-protein kinase Rio2, translating into MNIAELYGKMGKHSWRIMDAIFKNLWDYEYVPLQLISSHARIGEEKARNILKYLSDLRVVQNRQKDYEGSTFTFIGLSLYSLHRLVRSGKVDAIGKLMGEGKESAVFNCYSEKFGECVVKFHKVGHTSFKKVKEKRDYGDLHFSVLAIRSARNEFRALQKLQGLAVPKVYAWEGNAVLMELIDAKELYRVRVENPDEVLDMILEEVAKFYHRGIVHGDLSQYNVLVSEEGIWIIDFPQSVEVGEEGWREILERDVRNIITYFSRTYRTEKDINSAIDRILQE
- a CDS encoding AAA family ATPase → MTEISTICSRIVKAVCDVYVGDKNLVEKMLAAALTNGNILFEDYPGLGKTLLAKVFARVIGADYRRVQFTPDLLPSDIIGVKIWRGDRFEFVKGPIFTNVLLADEINRSPPKTQAALLEAMEEKQITVEGETFSLSMPFFVLATQNPIEQEGTYPLPEAQMDRFMLRMRPGYPESIEEEMEILRRRISWRKDDPTEDVEPVVSLETFRRIQDAVEAVYVDKSILKYISELVRATREHELVELGSSPRGGLALLKLARALAVMDGRDFVIPDDVKRVAVEALAHRVILKFEYAVEGLRAEEVVEEILNSVRVPKYEAQES
- the leuS gene encoding leucine--tRNA ligase, encoding MSDFRIIEEKWQKAWEKDRIFESDPNEKEKFFLTIPYPYLNGNLHAGHTRTFTIGDAFARYMRMKGYNVLFPLGFHVTGTPIIGLAELIAKRDERTIEVYTKYHDVPLEDLLQLTTPEKIVEYFSREALQALKSIGYSIDWRRVFTTTDEEYQRFIEWQYWKLKELGLIVKGTHPVRYCPHDQNPVEDHDLLAGEEATIVEFTVIKFRLEDGDLIFPCATLRPETVFGVTNIWVKPTTYVIAEVDGEKWFVSKEAYEKLTYTEKKVRLLEEVDASQFFGKYVIVPLVNRKVPILPAEFVDTDNATGVVMSVPAHAPFDLAAIEDLKRDEETLAKYGIDKSVVESIKPIVLIKTDIEGVPAEKLIRELGVKSQKDKELLDKATKTLYKKEYHTGIMLDNTMNYAGMKVSEAKERVHEDLVKLGLGDVFYEFSEKPVICRCGTKCVVKVVRDQWFLNYSNREWKEKVLNHLEKMRIIPDYYKEEFRNKIEWLRDKACARRKGLGTRIPWDKEWLIESLSDSTIYMAYYILAKYINAGLLKAENMTPEFLDYVLLGKGEVGKVAEASKLSVELIQQIRDDFEYWYPVDLRSSGKDLVANHLLFYLFHHVAIFPPDKWPRAIAVNGYVSLEGKKMSKSKGPLLTMKRAVQQYGADVTRLYILHAAEYDSDADWKSREVEGLANHLRRFYNLVKENYLKEVGELTTLDRWLVSRMQRAIKEVREAMDNLQTRRAVNAAFFELMNDVRWYLRRGGENLAIILDDWIKLLAPFAPHICEELWHLKHDSYVSLESYPEYDETRVDEEAERIEEYLRNLVEDIQEIKKFVSDAKEVYIAPAEDWKVKAAKVVAESGDVGEAMKQLMQDEELRKLGKEVSNFVKKIFKDRKKLMLVKEWEVLQQNLKFIENETGLKVILDTQRVPEEKRRQAVPGKPAIYVA
- a CDS encoding adenosine-specific kinase; this encodes MKLEKVEILNPDLKYQIVVGQANFSVFTVDDLFRALLTAVPGIKVAVAMNEAAPKLVRVTGNDEELKKIAAENALRIAASHVFVVVTSNAFPINILNTIKLHPAVCNVFVASANPIEIIVAETELGRAVLGAVDGAAVTRIENEEEKRQRRELCEKLGYRLD